From a single Marinobacter sp. THAF197a genomic region:
- a CDS encoding GntR family transcriptional regulator encodes MDFQVPNTLAEQIANYLAERIMTGQIRPGERIQEATLANELKVSRASVKEALYTLERWHLVEITPRKGASATKLNADYASELYDVYMHLLMMLAARLCERWQESDKPMMLDAVAQVVDQVKQPATDITAVVEASFGVMEACCKVVDNPYLTEALSNFKPAVSRAYYLSAERYRQGLAQTSQFFSELPQAVLARDADKAQALIRGFAEHQKQLIRQALS; translated from the coding sequence ATGGATTTTCAGGTGCCCAACACCCTGGCGGAGCAGATAGCCAACTACCTGGCGGAACGCATCATGACCGGGCAGATCCGCCCCGGTGAACGTATTCAGGAAGCCACCCTGGCGAACGAACTCAAGGTCAGCCGGGCGTCAGTGAAAGAGGCGTTGTATACACTCGAACGCTGGCACTTGGTGGAAATCACCCCGCGCAAAGGCGCCTCTGCCACCAAACTGAACGCCGATTACGCTTCAGAGCTGTATGACGTGTACATGCACCTGCTGATGATGCTGGCCGCCCGCCTGTGTGAGCGTTGGCAGGAATCCGACAAGCCGATGATGCTGGACGCGGTGGCCCAGGTGGTGGACCAGGTAAAGCAACCGGCCACCGACATTACCGCGGTGGTGGAGGCCAGTTTCGGGGTGATGGAGGCCTGCTGTAAGGTGGTGGACAATCCCTACCTGACGGAAGCCCTTTCCAACTTCAAACCCGCGGTCAGCCGCGCGTACTATCTCAGCGCGGAGCGGTATCGCCAGGGGCTGGCGCAGACCAGTCAGTTTTTCTCGGAACTTCCCCAGGCGGTCCTGGCCAGGGACGCCGACAAGGCCCAGGCGCTGATTCGCGGCTTTGCCGAGCACCAGAAGCAACTGATTCGACAGGCCCTGAGCTGA
- a CDS encoding DUF6502 family protein, which yields MTDSNITPLHKALFRILRPLARLLLRNGVPYGEFSELVKRAYVESALEDFTDGRRKPTDSRAAVMTGLTRKEVKRQREILSGGNPARETTSNANRASRVVSGWVHDATFQSADGQPAVLAFEGEPSFAGLVRKYSGDMPPRAVLDELLRVGVVVVEEGTGSLHLRKRAYVPAGDSDDMLQIFGEDVSDLIATVDHNLVSSEQGRQPLFQRTLTYDNIPSDVIERWRKHAAGRSQALLEDLDSWLGPYDRDVTGSQGNDSAKDAVRTGVSIFYFEEPIQQGKNGDDQP from the coding sequence ATGACTGATTCCAACATCACTCCCCTTCACAAAGCGCTGTTTCGCATTCTGCGTCCTTTGGCCAGATTGTTGTTGCGCAACGGTGTGCCCTATGGCGAGTTCTCTGAACTGGTGAAGCGGGCCTATGTGGAATCGGCTCTTGAGGATTTTACCGATGGTCGGCGCAAACCCACAGACTCACGGGCGGCCGTTATGACAGGCCTGACCCGAAAGGAAGTAAAACGCCAGCGGGAAATACTGTCAGGCGGAAATCCGGCACGGGAGACCACGTCTAATGCCAACCGGGCGTCCCGGGTGGTCTCTGGCTGGGTGCACGATGCAACCTTTCAGTCAGCCGACGGTCAGCCTGCTGTTCTGGCCTTCGAGGGTGAACCCAGTTTTGCCGGTCTGGTCCGCAAGTACAGTGGTGACATGCCGCCAAGAGCAGTGCTGGATGAGCTTCTGCGGGTGGGTGTTGTGGTGGTGGAGGAAGGTACCGGCAGTCTGCACCTCCGCAAAAGGGCTTACGTTCCTGCAGGTGACAGTGACGATATGCTCCAGATCTTTGGCGAAGACGTATCAGATCTTATAGCAACCGTTGATCACAACCTGGTCAGCAGCGAACAGGGCAGGCAGCCGCTGTTTCAGCGCACGCTGACCTACGACAACATACCGTCGGACGTTATCGAGCGCTGGCGCAAACACGCGGCAGGGCGGTCACAGGCATTGTTGGAAGACCTCGACAGTTGGCTGGGCCCCTACGACCGGGATGTCACCGGAAGCCAGGGTAACGATAGCGCGAAAGATGCAGTGCGAACCGGTGTCAGTATTTTCTATTTTGAAGAGCCGATTCAGCAAGGCAAAAACGGAGATGACCAACCATGA
- a CDS encoding DsbA family protein gives MGEAKRRKQTGAPAPRKHRNKKPAIIGISVAAIAVVAVAVYFLTQPPKPTSEALPVAAPNASDFPAFLDQYGISAGSEDAPVVVREFADYQCPACASFASASKRLKQEYVDTGKVRFVYFDLPLRQHQNAVPAAQAARCAGDQGQYWQMHDKLYDAQSEWSGSNDPVATFTRYANGLGLEERRFRRCLTTELHKEAVEQSLQVATQMRVMSTPTVMVDNIQLTRPGWGQLSAVVERELQSANN, from the coding sequence ATGGGTGAAGCAAAAAGACGCAAACAAACCGGCGCCCCCGCACCGCGTAAGCACCGAAACAAAAAACCGGCCATCATCGGCATCTCAGTGGCCGCCATCGCCGTTGTCGCAGTGGCCGTCTACTTCCTGACCCAACCACCCAAGCCAACCTCCGAGGCACTACCGGTAGCCGCCCCCAACGCATCAGACTTCCCGGCCTTCCTCGACCAATACGGCATCTCCGCCGGCTCTGAGGATGCTCCGGTGGTTGTTCGCGAATTCGCCGACTACCAATGCCCCGCCTGCGCCAGCTTCGCCTCAGCCAGCAAACGCCTGAAACAGGAATACGTAGACACCGGCAAAGTCCGCTTCGTCTACTTCGACCTGCCCCTACGCCAACACCAAAACGCCGTCCCCGCCGCCCAGGCCGCCCGCTGCGCCGGTGATCAGGGCCAATACTGGCAGATGCACGACAAACTCTACGACGCCCAAAGCGAATGGAGCGGCTCCAACGACCCGGTAGCCACCTTCACCCGCTACGCCAACGGCCTTGGCCTCGAAGAACGCCGCTTCCGCCGCTGCCTGACCACAGAACTCCACAAAGAAGCGGTAGAACAAAGCCTGCAAGTGGCCACCCAGATGCGCGTAATGAGCACCCCAACAGTGATGGTAGACAACATCCAACTAACCCGACCGGGTTGGGGACAGCTCTCCGCAGTGGTGGAGCGGGAATTGCAAAGCGCAAACAACTGA
- a CDS encoding DUF6502 family protein, which translates to MSPNHSQSHPSKWQPTGLVTTLLSPGARQVIRCWLGPFGFLDEQQHPRMLLAMINDPGTFGDLVRTANSNLAPAVVLNELLRKGIVETLDSGHVLLRRSAYAPATEAAQQSTVASDDCLAAYSPRRRFNDI; encoded by the coding sequence ATGAGCCCCAACCACTCGCAAAGCCACCCCTCAAAGTGGCAGCCAACGGGCTTGGTAACCACACTGCTGTCTCCCGGAGCCAGGCAAGTCATTCGGTGCTGGCTCGGGCCTTTCGGGTTTCTGGATGAGCAGCAGCACCCTCGAATGCTGCTCGCCATGATCAATGACCCCGGCACCTTCGGGGATCTGGTTCGTACCGCCAACTCGAACCTGGCACCGGCGGTCGTGCTCAACGAATTACTCAGAAAAGGCATTGTTGAGACCCTGGATAGCGGGCACGTACTGCTCAGACGAAGCGCCTATGCGCCCGCCACAGAGGCCGCCCAGCAGTCCACGGTCGCGTCTGACGATTGCCTGGCGGCTTACTCTCCTCGCCGTCGTTTTAACGATATCTGA
- a CDS encoding DUF481 domain-containing protein has translation MSIRKPLAVACMALAPLAQAQDSGNLTGEAELGVLVTSGNTEETKVNGRLGLQHETQTWRNTGEFSSRYTETEDQTTAEEYNAALEADYKFDDKQYWFVRGSYEDDRFSGYDFESTLTTGYGNRVWQAGDRSFLDLSVGGGYRYNKLRQENPDGRDVEEEAIARLAGQFDYALSETALFRQKLSTEIGLDDNNTISQSETALQSNIVGSLSMKAAFRVKHVSDAPAGSDKTDTETSLSLLYGF, from the coding sequence ATGAGTATCAGAAAACCACTGGCAGTCGCATGCATGGCACTGGCCCCGCTGGCCCAGGCCCAGGACAGTGGCAACTTGACAGGGGAGGCAGAACTCGGTGTGCTGGTGACCTCAGGCAACACCGAAGAAACCAAGGTAAACGGTCGCCTGGGATTGCAGCATGAGACCCAAACCTGGCGCAACACCGGTGAGTTCAGCTCCCGTTACACAGAGACAGAAGATCAGACTACCGCCGAAGAGTACAATGCGGCCCTGGAAGCTGATTACAAATTCGACGACAAACAGTACTGGTTTGTACGCGGCTCCTATGAAGACGACCGGTTCTCCGGGTATGACTTCGAATCCACTCTCACTACCGGTTATGGAAACCGCGTTTGGCAGGCTGGGGACCGCTCCTTCCTGGACCTCTCAGTGGGAGGCGGTTATCGCTACAACAAGCTGCGGCAGGAAAACCCCGATGGCCGGGATGTGGAAGAAGAGGCCATCGCCCGGCTGGCTGGCCAGTTTGATTACGCGTTGTCTGAAACCGCCCTGTTCCGCCAGAAACTGAGCACCGAGATTGGCCTGGATGATAACAACACCATCAGCCAGTCAGAGACCGCGTTGCAAAGCAACATCGTCGGCAGCCTCTCCATGAAAGCGGCGTTTCGGGTAAAGCACGTGTCTGATGCGCCCGCCGGTTCAGACAAAACCGACACCGAGACTTCGCTCTCGCTGCTGTACGGTTTCTGA
- a CDS encoding DUF5666 domain-containing protein has product MTPQVTPKRLSLLFAPVAFGMLSACGGGGGGVDIAEGGIRGTGSSVGPVSGFGSVFVNGVRFETDGDVISNDGIGSEAQLDKGMILRIDGEWRTNGQGTANAIEYDDTFRGRVSSVQKTTDAEGRIVRVSFRIYGQEISADKLTVLKGRSLETLANGDFVRVSAWQLESGSYRASYIGLITPDETDVEIEGRITDSSTDLGLNRFEINGFLIEYDDDNTEFRDGVVENDLQTAGLSVEVEGELVEISGRPAIQAHTIGRDDTRRYRRGDADDIEFTGPVSSAFNNTDRTFTINGLTVLVPNDDVFEDGLTSGDLVSGLLVQVEGAFRSDGVVVAEEIELREADSEVEGAIEPGVIDFSARTFRLGGVLVQVTPQTIITDDDDDQRLTLNDLNGRYELEVEGIERSRLDGSVFLEAVKIERDDDDTDNEYQMTGRLGEINCSVSITVLGVRMDIISATSFDDENCSQLESDFRDRGLRPLLEVEYIKRNDGTFWAEEIELEDD; this is encoded by the coding sequence ATGACGCCTCAAGTTACTCCCAAACGGTTGTCCCTCCTGTTCGCTCCTGTTGCTTTCGGCATGCTCAGCGCCTGCGGTGGCGGCGGAGGTGGTGTAGATATCGCAGAGGGTGGTATCAGGGGCACAGGCTCGAGCGTCGGGCCGGTTTCCGGGTTTGGCAGTGTGTTTGTGAATGGGGTGCGGTTTGAGACTGACGGCGACGTGATCAGCAACGATGGCATTGGTTCTGAGGCACAGCTCGATAAGGGCATGATCCTTCGGATAGATGGCGAGTGGCGGACAAACGGGCAAGGCACGGCCAATGCGATTGAGTATGACGACACCTTCCGTGGGCGTGTCTCGAGTGTTCAGAAGACCACGGACGCCGAGGGGCGGATCGTTAGGGTAAGTTTCCGGATCTATGGCCAGGAAATCAGCGCCGACAAGCTCACGGTTCTCAAAGGCCGCTCGCTTGAAACGCTGGCGAACGGGGATTTCGTGCGTGTCAGTGCCTGGCAGCTTGAAAGTGGCAGCTACCGGGCCAGTTATATCGGCCTTATTACGCCGGATGAAACGGATGTGGAAATTGAAGGCCGGATAACCGACAGCTCCACGGATCTCGGGCTGAACCGTTTTGAGATCAACGGTTTCCTCATCGAGTACGACGATGACAACACGGAATTCCGGGATGGCGTGGTTGAGAACGACTTGCAAACCGCTGGATTGAGCGTGGAAGTGGAGGGTGAGCTTGTTGAGATCAGTGGCCGCCCAGCCATTCAGGCGCACACCATAGGAAGGGACGATACCCGCCGCTATCGGCGTGGTGATGCCGACGATATCGAATTCACCGGCCCGGTTTCGTCCGCCTTTAACAACACCGATCGGACCTTCACGATTAACGGCCTGACGGTGTTGGTGCCCAATGACGACGTATTCGAGGACGGCCTGACCAGCGGTGATCTTGTTTCGGGCCTGTTGGTCCAGGTTGAGGGGGCCTTCCGGTCCGATGGCGTGGTAGTGGCAGAGGAGATCGAGCTTCGGGAGGCAGACTCAGAAGTGGAAGGTGCGATTGAACCCGGAGTTATCGACTTCAGTGCCCGCACTTTCCGGTTGGGGGGCGTGCTGGTGCAGGTGACGCCGCAAACCATTATTACTGACGACGATGACGATCAACGGCTCACATTGAATGATCTGAACGGGCGCTATGAGTTGGAAGTCGAGGGCATCGAACGGTCACGCCTCGATGGCAGTGTTTTCCTCGAAGCGGTCAAGATCGAGCGTGATGACGATGATACTGATAACGAGTATCAGATGACCGGCCGGCTCGGGGAGATCAACTGCTCCGTTTCGATCACCGTACTCGGGGTTAGAATGGACATAATCAGCGCCACGTCGTTTGACGATGAGAACTGTTCCCAGCTGGAGAGTGACTTCCGCGACAGGGGGCTGCGCCCGTTATTGGAAGTAGAGTACATAAAACGAAACGACGGCACCTTCTGGGCCGAAGAAATTGAACTCGAAGACGACTAA
- a CDS encoding DUF6160 family protein, translated as MMSFHRVFRHPSRLAGACLSATFLSLPALADFRPLDDASMAAVTGQAGVSIELETKLSIDRLTWTDEGSLGVNGLRLSGHNDTVLDNLKLTIDIAGEGEVLEHGFSEIARRANAGLLDTSNPDVADALAKYSVAGSFGKQFNSGDLVIHLGATDYGDPTSLDDYLKAVDFELAIDSITTSGTDGSTNLFSDINLQGYIGPTDLVIRNGGSSTRTLANGNTVSGSELQLDTHFEVTDGSLNWDAADVILIFNFAAVGIEGLQIHNRRGNDTLGHFGMAHATAKLSRGTGATSGKEGLSIHEVEFRADIDMPVFKVGGTSIGSVQFTDFVISDTTMMVYGH; from the coding sequence ATGATGTCTTTTCACAGGGTTTTTCGTCATCCATCACGCCTGGCAGGTGCCTGCCTGTCTGCTACTTTCCTGTCGCTTCCGGCACTGGCGGATTTCCGCCCGCTGGATGATGCCTCCATGGCCGCCGTTACCGGCCAGGCTGGCGTGTCCATCGAGCTGGAAACCAAACTGAGCATCGACCGGCTGACCTGGACCGATGAAGGCTCGCTCGGTGTTAACGGCCTGCGGCTGTCCGGCCACAACGACACGGTACTCGACAACCTGAAGCTGACCATCGACATCGCCGGTGAGGGCGAGGTGCTGGAACACGGCTTTTCGGAGATTGCCCGCCGGGCCAATGCGGGCCTGCTGGACACCAGTAATCCGGATGTAGCAGATGCCCTGGCGAAGTATTCCGTAGCCGGCAGTTTTGGTAAGCAGTTCAATAGTGGCGATTTGGTGATTCACCTGGGCGCCACCGATTACGGCGACCCGACCAGCCTGGACGACTACCTGAAAGCGGTGGATTTTGAGCTGGCCATCGACAGCATTACCACCTCCGGCACGGATGGCAGCACCAACCTGTTCTCCGACATCAATCTTCAGGGCTACATCGGCCCCACCGATCTGGTTATCCGTAACGGCGGCAGCTCCACCCGCACCCTGGCCAATGGCAATACCGTCTCCGGCTCGGAACTGCAGCTCGACACCCATTTTGAGGTGACCGACGGCAGCCTGAACTGGGATGCAGCAGACGTCATCCTTATTTTCAACTTCGCCGCTGTGGGCATTGAGGGCCTGCAGATTCATAACCGAAGGGGTAACGATACCCTCGGCCATTTCGGCATGGCCCACGCCACCGCCAAATTGTCTCGCGGCACCGGGGCCACTTCTGGCAAGGAAGGCCTGTCGATCCATGAGGTGGAATTCCGGGCCGATATCGATATGCCGGTGTTCAAGGTGGGGGGCACCAGCATTGGCTCGGTTCAGTTCACGGATTTTGTCATCAGTGATACCACCATGATGGTGTACGGCCACTGA
- a CDS encoding YbgA family protein: MTGIPVGISTCLLGKEVRHDGGHKHSRYCTQVLAKHFEFRSICPELEAGLGVPRPAIHLREHEDGLHLVESKGTKDHTEGMQNFIAEVMPSLANLRGYILMAKSPSCGMERIKIHNAEGNFMHRDGRGMFAEALMKAYPLMPVEEEGRLHDDMLRENFIERVFSYDDWMQNVAGDKLTKQSLLEFHQRHKFTLLAHSEKIYRQLGPMLADLKAEPLAQIAERYIHGFMEAMTQRVSRGSHVNAMQHLLGYLKDGMSAEEKAVLLEQIEAYRRGEIPLVVPMTLLRLAQRKEPVDYLHTQKYLTPYPDELGLRNNV, encoded by the coding sequence GTGACCGGTATTCCTGTTGGTATTAGCACTTGCCTGCTTGGTAAGGAAGTCCGCCACGACGGTGGCCACAAGCATTCCCGATACTGCACCCAGGTGTTGGCGAAGCATTTTGAGTTCCGCTCTATCTGCCCGGAGCTGGAAGCCGGCCTGGGTGTTCCCCGCCCGGCCATTCACCTGCGCGAGCACGAAGACGGCCTGCACCTGGTGGAAAGCAAAGGCACGAAAGATCACACCGAAGGCATGCAGAACTTCATTGCCGAGGTGATGCCCTCCCTGGCGAACCTGCGTGGTTACATCCTGATGGCCAAATCCCCCAGTTGCGGCATGGAGCGCATCAAGATTCACAACGCGGAAGGTAATTTCATGCACCGGGATGGCCGTGGCATGTTTGCCGAGGCGCTGATGAAGGCCTACCCGTTAATGCCGGTGGAGGAAGAAGGCCGCCTGCACGATGACATGTTGCGGGAGAACTTCATTGAGCGCGTGTTCTCCTACGACGACTGGATGCAAAACGTGGCCGGCGACAAGCTCACCAAGCAATCCTTGCTGGAGTTTCATCAGCGCCACAAGTTCACGTTGCTGGCCCACTCTGAAAAAATCTACCGGCAGCTTGGCCCGATGCTCGCCGACCTAAAAGCCGAGCCGCTGGCGCAGATTGCGGAGCGCTATATTCATGGGTTTATGGAAGCCATGACCCAGCGCGTAAGCCGGGGTTCTCACGTGAATGCCATGCAGCATCTGCTGGGCTACCTGAAAGACGGGATGTCAGCGGAAGAAAAAGCGGTGCTGCTGGAGCAGATTGAAGCCTACCGGCGCGGCGAGATTCCGCTGGTGGTGCCGATGACGCTGCTGCGACTGGCCCAGCGCAAGGAGCCGGTGGATTATCTGCACACCCAGAAGTACCTGACTCCCTACCCGGATGAGCTCGGGCTTCGGAACAACGTCTGA
- a CDS encoding ACP phosphodiesterase gives MNHLAHTFLAPDSPEARVGSILGDFCRGVRLAELPEPVLLGVRHHRAVDAFTDQHPDVLASKQLFSSQRRRFAGVALDLLYDHYLLRHWHRFSHTDHHRFVRGVYRELASHEDIMPASMVKVTRRMVQYDWFGAYEDFENIGYALDRVASRIRFANQFAGIIEEIRANDEQLEARFLQFFPELLKFAEAEAASLSAQS, from the coding sequence ATGAACCACCTGGCCCACACCTTCCTCGCCCCGGACTCCCCGGAGGCCCGCGTGGGCAGCATCCTGGGTGACTTCTGCCGCGGTGTGAGGCTGGCGGAGTTGCCGGAGCCGGTGTTGCTGGGCGTGCGCCACCACCGGGCGGTGGATGCCTTCACCGACCAGCATCCGGACGTGCTGGCCAGCAAACAGCTGTTCTCCAGCCAGCGCCGGCGCTTTGCCGGTGTGGCGCTGGATCTTCTCTATGATCACTACCTGCTGCGGCACTGGCACCGATTCAGCCATACCGACCACCACCGGTTTGTCCGCGGAGTTTACCGAGAACTGGCAAGCCACGAAGACATCATGCCCGCCTCTATGGTCAAAGTGACCCGCCGGATGGTTCAGTATGACTGGTTCGGTGCCTACGAAGACTTCGAGAACATCGGCTATGCCCTTGATCGCGTGGCCAGCCGAATCCGCTTCGCCAACCAGTTCGCCGGTATCATCGAAGAAATCCGGGCTAACGATGAACAGCTCGAAGCCCGGTTTCTCCAGTTCTTCCCGGAACTTCTTAAATTCGCCGAAGCGGAAGCCGCCAGCCTGTCAGCCCAATCTTGA
- a CDS encoding NAD(P)H-dependent flavin oxidoreductase, producing the protein MPMPVQLKDSLSLPLIAAPMFLISSPRLALACCKAGVVGSFPALNQRSSEGFEDWLVQMNTELAQWKQAHPDEITAPYAVNLVVHRTNPRWQADLELCVKHKVPMVITSLGAASQVVEAVHSYGGLVFHDVTNQKHARKAAEAGVDGIIAVSAGAGGHAGTVNPFVLVHEIREVFDGTILLAGGLSHGEDLLAAQALGADLAYMGTRFINTEESEAEDAYRNMIIEAVSADIIHTPAVSGVPASFMRQSLEAAGFDMAKLNQAGDVNYGEKLKPMDDEAKAWKTVWSAGQGVSLIHDVPSVQALVDRLKEEYQQARSRLG; encoded by the coding sequence ATGCCAATGCCCGTTCAGCTCAAAGATTCTCTGTCATTACCCCTGATTGCTGCACCGATGTTTCTGATTTCTTCACCCCGGCTGGCGCTGGCCTGCTGTAAGGCGGGTGTGGTGGGAAGTTTCCCGGCTCTGAATCAGCGCAGCAGTGAGGGGTTTGAGGATTGGCTGGTTCAGATGAACACGGAGCTGGCGCAATGGAAACAGGCCCATCCAGACGAGATTACCGCGCCCTACGCAGTGAATCTGGTGGTGCATCGCACCAATCCCCGCTGGCAGGCAGATCTAGAGCTTTGTGTGAAGCACAAAGTGCCGATGGTAATCACCTCACTGGGCGCGGCTAGCCAGGTGGTGGAGGCGGTACACAGTTATGGTGGGCTGGTATTCCATGATGTGACCAATCAGAAGCATGCCCGTAAGGCGGCGGAAGCCGGGGTGGATGGCATTATCGCGGTGAGTGCCGGGGCCGGCGGCCATGCCGGCACGGTGAATCCGTTTGTGCTGGTACACGAGATTCGTGAGGTGTTTGACGGCACGATTCTGTTGGCGGGTGGGCTGTCTCATGGGGAAGACCTCCTGGCGGCGCAGGCCCTGGGGGCGGATCTGGCCTATATGGGTACTCGGTTTATCAATACCGAGGAATCCGAGGCGGAGGATGCCTATCGGAACATGATTATTGAGGCAGTGTCCGCTGATATTATTCACACCCCGGCGGTTTCCGGGGTTCCAGCCAGTTTCATGCGCCAGAGCCTGGAGGCGGCCGGTTTTGATATGGCGAAGCTGAATCAGGCCGGCGATGTGAATTACGGCGAGAAGCTCAAGCCCATGGACGACGAAGCCAAGGCCTGGAAAACCGTCTGGTCCGCCGGCCAGGGGGTGAGCCTGATTCACGACGTTCCGAGTGTTCAGGCGCTGGTGGACCGGCTGAAAGAGGAATACCAGCAGGCGCGTTCAAGATTGGGCTGA
- a CDS encoding rhodanese-related sulfurtransferase, whose product MSNEIVVCALYKFAVLNDYKDLRQPLLNLMLEKDVHGTLLLAREGINGTIAGSRQGIDAIKDWIASDDRFDGVDYKESFVDIQPFKRTKVKLKKEIVTMGVEGIDPKRVVGTYVDPKEWNDLISDPEVLLVDTRNQYEVEIGTFKNAVNPATDTFREFPEYVKQNLDPSKHKKVAMFCTGGIRCEKSTAYLKEQGFDEVYHLKGGILKYLEEVPQEQSLWQGECFVFDDRVTVNHSLERGDYDQCHACRRPITEEDKQRPEYEQGVSCHQCIESLTEEQKARFKERERQMQLARERGEAHVGGEAARVIAERKARKKAEREEQARKSLEGEKVRKVVNK is encoded by the coding sequence ATGAGCAACGAAATAGTCGTCTGCGCACTCTACAAGTTCGCAGTATTGAATGATTACAAAGACCTACGCCAACCCCTGCTGAACCTCATGCTGGAAAAAGACGTCCACGGCACCCTGCTGCTGGCACGGGAAGGCATCAACGGCACCATCGCCGGCAGCCGCCAGGGCATCGACGCCATCAAAGACTGGATCGCCAGCGACGACCGCTTCGACGGCGTGGACTACAAAGAATCCTTCGTAGACATCCAGCCCTTCAAGCGCACCAAGGTCAAACTCAAAAAAGAAATCGTCACCATGGGCGTTGAAGGCATCGACCCCAAGCGAGTGGTTGGCACCTACGTCGATCCCAAAGAATGGAACGACCTCATCTCAGACCCCGAAGTACTGCTGGTAGACACCCGAAACCAGTACGAAGTTGAGATTGGCACCTTCAAAAATGCCGTCAATCCGGCCACTGACACCTTCCGGGAATTTCCAGAGTATGTGAAACAGAATCTGGACCCCAGCAAACACAAGAAAGTCGCCATGTTCTGCACCGGCGGCATCCGCTGTGAAAAATCCACGGCGTACCTGAAAGAACAAGGATTCGATGAGGTATACCACCTCAAAGGCGGCATCCTGAAATATCTGGAAGAGGTGCCCCAGGAACAGAGCCTGTGGCAGGGCGAGTGCTTTGTGTTTGACGACCGGGTAACCGTCAACCACAGCCTCGAGCGCGGCGATTACGACCAGTGCCACGCCTGCCGCCGGCCAATCACCGAAGAAGACAAACAGCGCCCGGAATACGAACAGGGCGTGAGCTGCCATCAGTGCATTGAGTCACTGACAGAAGAACAAAAAGCCCGGTTCAAGGAGCGTGAGCGCCAGATGCAACTGGCCCGGGAACGCGGGGAAGCGCACGTGGGTGGTGAAGCCGCCCGTGTTATTGCTGAGCGGAAGGCCCGCAAGAAGGCCGAGAGGGAAGAACAGGCCCGTAAAAGTCTGGAGGGGGAGAAAGTTCGTAAGGTTGTTAACAAATGA